From the genome of Blautia pseudococcoides, one region includes:
- a CDS encoding ACT domain-containing protein: MTVKQISVFVENKPGMLAELANALNENKINMRALSLAETKDFGIIRLILDDPFNAVRVLKDCGYICSITKVLAIAISNKPGSLGKVMQILGDDQINVEYTYAFTAGVKDKACMILRVGDNEKAIEALTKNGVKPLCQDDLDELYK; this comes from the coding sequence ATGACAGTAAAACAGATTTCCGTATTTGTGGAAAATAAACCGGGTATGCTGGCAGAGCTGGCGAACGCTCTGAATGAAAATAAGATCAATATGAGGGCATTGTCTTTGGCTGAGACCAAGGATTTCGGAATCATCCGCCTGATCTTGGATGATCCCTTTAACGCAGTCAGAGTTTTAAAAGACTGCGGGTATATCTGTTCCATCACAAAGGTATTGGCAATAGCCATTTCCAACAAACCGGGAAGCCTTGGAAAGGTGATGCAGATTCTGGGGGATGATCAGATTAATGTGGAGTACACATATGCCTTCACCGCAGGCGTGAAAGATAAAGCATGTATGATTTTAAGAGTAGGCGACAATGAAAAAGCAATCGAAGCCCTGACAAAGAACGGGGTGAAACCACTCTGCCAGGATGACCTGGATGAATTGTACAAATAA